The nucleotide window GGGCCGAAAAGCGAAGCCGCTGCCCTTCCATCTCTAGGATGTCAATCGTGACGACGCCCGACCGCAGGCTCCCGGACGCGCCGCAGTCCCACTGCGAGTTCAAGGTCTTTGGCGGTCTTGGCTGCCGGCGGGACGGCTCGGACGTCGATCTCGGCCCGGTACGCCAGCGGATCATCCTGGCCAAGCTCCTCGCCGCCGGGGGTGACGCGGTCAGCCTCGACAACATCATCGACAGCCTGTGGGACGAACGACCGCCGGCCAGCGCCGCCAACCAGATCCACAGGCACGTCGGCAACCTCCGGCGGATTCTCGAACCGGACCTGGACGTCCGCGAAACCGGTCGATACCTCCTACCGGCCGGTACGGGTTATCGGCTACTCCTCGCGACCGAGGCCTCCGATCTGGCCATGTATCGCGAGTTGGTCCGGCGGGCCCGTGAGGCGCTCACCGGCGGGGACGTCGTGGCCGGCGTGCGGGCGTACCTCACCGCTCTGGAACTTGGCCGCAGCCCCGCGTTCACCGACCTTCCGACAAGCGCGTCGAGTTCGCCGGAGTTCGTCGCCATCGAACGGGAACGCATCGCGGTGGCGCTCGCGGCCAGCGAGGCAGCGATCGATCACGGCATGGCCGGCGCCGTGTTGACCCCACTCCTGAGCGTTGCCGCCGCGGCGCCGCTGGACGAGGCGCTACAGGCGTGCCTGATGCGCGCGTACGTGGCCACCGGTCACCGGGCGGAAGGGGTACGCGTCTTCGAACGGAGCCGTCAACGTCTGGCCGAGGACCTGGGGGTGGACCCGGGGCCGGAACTGCGCGAGGCGTATCGGGAACTGCTCGCCAGCGGCTGGACCCTGCAGGAGGAACTGCACCCGCCGGAGGCTCCCCGGCCCGCACAGCTGCCGCCGCAGGTCGCGGGCTTCGTCCGCCGAAACGACGTGGCCAACGTGCTCGACGACCAACTGTCCGGCGCATTCAACGACGCCACCATCGTGATCACCGTGCTCGGCGGCATGGGTGGCATCGGCAAGACCGCGCTCGCCGTGCACTGGGCCCACCAGATCGCCACCGAGTTTCCCGATGGCCAACTGTTCCTGAGCCTGAGGGGCCTCGATCCGGACGGACGCGTCATGTCGTCGGAGGAGGCCCTCGCCACGTTGCTCGCGTCCCTGGGCGAGCCGGCGGTCTCGTCACCGCAGGAGAACGTCGACGCGCAGGCAGCTCGTTACCGCAGTCGCCTTTTCGGTCGACGACTCCTGATTCTCCTGGACAACGCGCACGACTCCGATCAGGTCCGCCCGCTGCTGCCAGCCTCCCGGGGCTGCCTGGTCATCGTGACGAGCCGCAACCGGATGACGAGCCTGGTCACCCGGGAGGGCGCACGTTACCTGCAGGTCGATCGGCTGACCGGGGCCGAGTCCCGCCAGCTTCTGATCAACCGCCTCGGTGTTCGTCGCGTCACCACGAACCCGGACGCGTTGGACAAGGTCATCGCGCTCTGCGCCGGGCTGCCGCTCGCACTGGCGATCGTCGCGGCCCGCGTGGCCCTCAATCCGGCCCTGCCACTGAGCGCGGTCCTCAGCGACGTCTCGGCGCCGTCCGCCAGACTCGACGCGTTGTCCAGCGCGGACTCGTCCGACGACGTCCGGTCGGTGTTCTCGTGGTCGTATCGCGCCCTCGGCCCGTCAACGGCGCAGGTGTTTCGCGCCCTTGCCGTCCATTCGGGTCCAGGGATCTCGCTGGAGTCGGTGGCCAGTGTCGCCGGAGTCGGTCGCGCACAGGCGCGCGAACTGCTCATGGAATTGGTGACCGCGAATCTGCTAAACGAGTCGCAGCCAGGACGATACGTTCTGCACGACCTGTTGCGGGCCTACGCGGGTGAGCTTCTCGACGAGGATCAAGAGCGACCGGAGTACGAGCGGCGTCTCATCCTGCACTACCTGCACTCGGCCCGTGCCGCGTACGCGAGGCACCACCGGCAGCCGGTCGGCACCGTCAGCGAACCGCCGTCGGATGTGACGCCTGAATCGTTCGACAGCGTGCCACAGGCTGCCGCCTGGTACGCACGGGAACGGTCCGCCTTGTGGGCGACGATCGATCTGGCCCTCGCACACAGCCTCGGGCGCGACGCGGCGGCCATGGTCCTCGCCGCCTCAGCACCGGGCAGCAACTCCATACCCGCGGGTCGAACGCAGACGGTACTCGCGATCCTCGATCTGGTCAGCGTGCTCGGCGAGCCGCTGATGGAGGCCGAACTTCTTCGTACCATCGGCGAGGTCTCCG belongs to Micromonospora ureilytica and includes:
- a CDS encoding AfsR/SARP family transcriptional regulator, with translation MWRPTRRTTRYGGCGGPGHTAGWAEKRSRCPSISRMSIVTTPDRRLPDAPQSHCEFKVFGGLGCRRDGSDVDLGPVRQRIILAKLLAAGGDAVSLDNIIDSLWDERPPASAANQIHRHVGNLRRILEPDLDVRETGRYLLPAGTGYRLLLATEASDLAMYRELVRRAREALTGGDVVAGVRAYLTALELGRSPAFTDLPTSASSSPEFVAIERERIAVALAASEAAIDHGMAGAVLTPLLSVAAAAPLDEALQACLMRAYVATGHRAEGVRVFERSRQRLAEDLGVDPGPELREAYRELLASGWTLQEELHPPEAPRPAQLPPQVAGFVRRNDVANVLDDQLSGAFNDATIVITVLGGMGGIGKTALAVHWAHQIATEFPDGQLFLSLRGLDPDGRVMSSEEALATLLASLGEPAVSSPQENVDAQAARYRSRLFGRRLLILLDNAHDSDQVRPLLPASRGCLVIVTSRNRMTSLVTREGARYLQVDRLTGAESRQLLINRLGVRRVTTNPDALDKVIALCAGLPLALAIVAARVALNPALPLSAVLSDVSAPSARLDALSSADSSDDVRSVFSWSYRALGPSTAQVFRALAVHSGPGISLESVASVAGVGRAQARELLMELVTANLLNESQPGRYVLHDLLRAYAGELLDEDQERPEYERRLILHYLHSARAAYARHHRQPVGTVSEPPSDVTPESFDSVPQAAAWYARERSALWATIDLALAHSLGRDAAAMVLAASAPGSNSIPAGRTQTVLAILDLVSVLGEPLMEAELLRTIGEVSAPLPPADEYLRRALSIFEGAGELAGQADVLRNLAVLSLSRGDHDAANGYGERSVGLARQTGRQELLAVSLLTFTRALLGSDRFEAGTRFADEGLAIAVAEHLDHLKIYYAQLIAESSWKLGRLERAAEVSEWGLTEGVCESNGPRCAVAAILARAAFDLGDLAHAERGCQQFENLIADNGFRELIEFSGMEEAETYRTMVAYVRARLSLMGGAS